The following are encoded together in the Bombus pascuorum chromosome 10, iyBomPasc1.1, whole genome shotgun sequence genome:
- the LOC132911496 gene encoding protein kintoun isoform X2 produces the protein MDAYDIHRKNWEDLDVTKEELKNLTECLKKEEFRKMLIEYVEEVTDPKNMEVYQKEITLLEKKRGVDVTFVAPQPSYVIKTSVNGEKKCFLNICTSELTDPPSSQPSFEQGHRGQQWSIPYLLTPPRDDLDKKNVRCKVFDVIFHPDTIFLSTKHSELRKIVNSTAIDGVENNFNVKLDRKNIKFPHMRYKGICHPTVIRKPSKSQPEEELDIEPEIYQKLMASYDKSRQTRPKRMEKVPKRSPSTKYYNKKANKSTEMDNKFTTPKFSIKHQSDVELEDFSTNRNAKMNATVPKRLIITVDLPLLKTATDASLDVQERYLSIKSVKPAKYLLELPLPYRVDAERGNAKFDAKHKKLVVTLPVIQPVVLVSNTKEDSRVDSDPCNFGNTVPLLLEDSTEDSPSQSHKSNSTPKLVEECETVLATTKTEYESENVEDSSDTTLRTSKKNINTFLDPSIKYSLPTFICNIYKNQLTITVNVKNVNPDSIRYRILQNNLGIHTLLTSVGTGFFPQHYSLCLKITENSVNPHSVTVEPWDNNVVFTITLTDVENLAEYYVGINEEFMEQKHFPTVASLKNQLEELTTEDDEFEADRKIDVRTEDDGVVINISPNHLDTKDEAERHSTTSMKERPKLCHTITKTRSVSECSGDELTSNNITVSESSADEIGTVASSIDYHYDSIPDLNSELDCSSLKKTVRFNDVVSRKLFRSNSSILGQRKKNQRKLRNKRRAYERRMSESETSETEERDKFKANQKNTEVSETVTSIKEETNEIRSSNSDDTAKDEVKAEFKNDLIFDLDM, from the exons ATGGACGCTTACGATATACATAGGAAAAATTGGGAAGATTTAGACGTGACCAAAGAGGAGCTGAAAAATTTGACCGAGTGCTTGAAAAAGGAGGAATTCCGCAAGATGTTGATCGAATACGTGGAAGAGGTGACTGATCCGAAAAATATGGAGGTCtatcaaaaagaaattacgtTGTTAGAGAAGAAACGGGGCGTCGACGTTACATTCGTTGCCCCACAACCTAGTTACGTCATAAAAACCAGCGTAAAcggagaaaaaaaatgtttcctaAATATTTGCACGAGCGAACTTACAGATCCGCCAAGCAGTCAACCTTCCTTCGAACAAGGTCATCGTGGACAACAATGGTCTATTCCTTACTTGTTAACACCACCTCGCGATGACCTTGACAAAAAAAATGTACGTTGCAAAGTCTTCGATGTGATATTTCATCCTGATACCATTTTCCTATCGACGAAACACTCCGAACTTCGTAAAATCGTTAATAGCACGGCTATAGATGGtgtcgaaaataattttaat GTCAAATTGgataggaaaaatataaagtttccACACATGAGATACAAAGGAATATGCCATCCAACTGTGATCAGAAAACCATCCAAGAGTCAACCCGAAGAGGAATTGGACATAGAACCAGAGATCTATCAGAAGCTAATGGCCAGTTACGACAAGAGCAGACAAACACGACCCAAGCGTATGGAGAAAGTGCCAAAGCGGTCACCTTCtaccaaatattataacaaaaaagcaaataaaagTACAGAGATGGATAACAAATTTACCACgccaaaattttctataaaacacCAATCCGACGTAGAGCTGGAAGATTTTAGCACTAACAGAAACGCAAAAATGAATGCTACGGTACCTAAGAGATTAATCATCACTGTAGATCTACCTCTATTAAAAACTGCCACCGATGCTTCTCTAGATGTACAAGAACGTTATCTCAGCATAAAGAGCGTAAAAcctgcaaaatatttattggagCTTCCTCTACCTTATCGTGTGGATGCGGAAAGGGGTAATGCTAAGTTCGATGCAAAACACAAGAAGCTTGTTGTTACGCTACCAGTTATACAACCAGTGGTATTGGTATCTAATACCAAAGAGGACAGTAGAGTAGATAGTGATCCTTGTAACTTTGGTAATACTGTGCCGCTACTACTAGAAGATTCTACAGAAGATTCTCCTAGTCAGAGTCATAAGAGTAACTCTACGCCTAAATTAGTTGAAGAATGTGAAACAGTGCTTGCAACTACAAAAACGGAATATGAGAGCGAAAATGTAGAAGATTCTAGTGATACAACACTACGGACTagcaaaaaaaatataaacacatTTTTAGATCCTAGCATTAAGTATTCACTGCCAAcgtttatttgtaatatatataagaatcaATTAACGATTActgtaaatgtaaaaaatgtcaATCCAGATTCTATTCGCtatagaattttacaaaataatttaggGATACACACTTTACTAACATCTGTAGGTACAGGATTTTTTCCACAGCACTATTCgttatgtttaaaaataaccGAGAATTCTGTAAATCCCCATTCGGTCACGGTCGAACCGTGGGATAACAATGttgtatttactattacgttaacaGATGTGGAAAATTTAGCAGAGTACTACGTTGGTATAAACGAAGAGTTCATGGAACAGAAACATTTCCCTACCGTTGCGTCTTTGAAGAATCAACTAGAAGAATTAACG ACTGAGGACGATGAGTTCGAGGCAGATCGAAAAATCGACGTGCGAACAGAGGATGATGGtgtcgttataaatattagccCGAATCATTTAGATACGAAGGACGAAGCTGAACGACACAGTACAACATCGATGAAAGAAAGACCAAAGCTTTGTCATACTATAACGAAGACTAGATCTGTTTCAGAGTGCAGCGGAGATGAGTTGAcaagtaataatataacag TATCCGAATCGAGTGCCGATGAAATTGGAACGGTTGCATCGTCTATAGATTACCATTACGATTCGATACCGGATCTAAATTCTGAATTAGATTGTTCCAGcttaaaaaagacagtacgaTTCAACGACGTAGTATCGCGAAAACTATTCAG atCGAATTCCAGTATTCTTGGTCAGCGTAAAAAGAACCAACgtaaattacgaaataaaaggCGTGCTTATGAACGTAGAATGAGCGAAAGCGAAACTTCCGAAACGGAGGAACGTGATAAGTTCAAAGCAAATcaaaaaaatacagaagtcTCTGAGACTGTAACGAGtatcaaagaagaaacgaatgaaattcgtTCGAGCAACTCGGATGATACTGCCAAGGACGAGGTTAAAGCAGAATTCAAGAACGACTTGATATTCGACCTTgatatgtaa
- the LOC132911496 gene encoding protein kintoun isoform X3, translating into MDAYDIHRKNWEDLDVTKEELKNLTECLKKEEFRKMLIEYVEEVTDPKNMEVYQKEITLLEKKRGVDVTFVAPQPSYVIKTSVNGEKKCFLNICTSELTDPPSSQPSFEQGHRGQQWSIPYLLTPPRDDLDKKNVRCKVFDVIFHPDTIFLSTKHSELRKIVNSTAIDGVENNFNVKLDRKNIKFPHMRYKGICHPTVIRKPSKSQPEEELDIEPEIYQKLMASYDKSRQTRPKRMEKVPKRSPSTKYYNKKANKSTEMDNKFTTPKFSIKHQSDVELEDFSTNRNAKMNATVPKRLIITVDLPLLKTATDASLDVQERYLSIKSVKPAKYLLELPLPYRVDAERGNAKFDAKHKKLVVTLPVIQPVVLVSNTKEDSRVDSDPCNFGNTVPLLLEDSTEDSPSQSHKSNSTPKLVEECETVLATTKTEYESENVEDSSDTTLRTSKKNINTFLDPSIKYSLPTFICNIYKNQLTITVNVKNVNPDSIRYRILQNNLGIHTLLTSVGTGFFPQHYSLCLKITENSVNPHSVTVEPWDNNVVFTITLTDVENLAEYYVGINEEFMEQKHFPTVASLKNQLEELTTEDDEFEADRKIDVRTEDDGVVINISPNHLDTKDEAERHSTTSMKERPKLCHTITKTRSVSECSGDELTISESSADEIGTVASSIDYHYDSIPDLNSELDCSSLKKTVRFNDVVSRKLFRSNSSILGQRKKNQRKLRNKRRAYERRMSESETSETEERDKFKANQKNTEVSETVTSIKEETNEIRSSNSDDTAKDEVKAEFKNDLIFDLDM; encoded by the exons ATGGACGCTTACGATATACATAGGAAAAATTGGGAAGATTTAGACGTGACCAAAGAGGAGCTGAAAAATTTGACCGAGTGCTTGAAAAAGGAGGAATTCCGCAAGATGTTGATCGAATACGTGGAAGAGGTGACTGATCCGAAAAATATGGAGGTCtatcaaaaagaaattacgtTGTTAGAGAAGAAACGGGGCGTCGACGTTACATTCGTTGCCCCACAACCTAGTTACGTCATAAAAACCAGCGTAAAcggagaaaaaaaatgtttcctaAATATTTGCACGAGCGAACTTACAGATCCGCCAAGCAGTCAACCTTCCTTCGAACAAGGTCATCGTGGACAACAATGGTCTATTCCTTACTTGTTAACACCACCTCGCGATGACCTTGACAAAAAAAATGTACGTTGCAAAGTCTTCGATGTGATATTTCATCCTGATACCATTTTCCTATCGACGAAACACTCCGAACTTCGTAAAATCGTTAATAGCACGGCTATAGATGGtgtcgaaaataattttaat GTCAAATTGgataggaaaaatataaagtttccACACATGAGATACAAAGGAATATGCCATCCAACTGTGATCAGAAAACCATCCAAGAGTCAACCCGAAGAGGAATTGGACATAGAACCAGAGATCTATCAGAAGCTAATGGCCAGTTACGACAAGAGCAGACAAACACGACCCAAGCGTATGGAGAAAGTGCCAAAGCGGTCACCTTCtaccaaatattataacaaaaaagcaaataaaagTACAGAGATGGATAACAAATTTACCACgccaaaattttctataaaacacCAATCCGACGTAGAGCTGGAAGATTTTAGCACTAACAGAAACGCAAAAATGAATGCTACGGTACCTAAGAGATTAATCATCACTGTAGATCTACCTCTATTAAAAACTGCCACCGATGCTTCTCTAGATGTACAAGAACGTTATCTCAGCATAAAGAGCGTAAAAcctgcaaaatatttattggagCTTCCTCTACCTTATCGTGTGGATGCGGAAAGGGGTAATGCTAAGTTCGATGCAAAACACAAGAAGCTTGTTGTTACGCTACCAGTTATACAACCAGTGGTATTGGTATCTAATACCAAAGAGGACAGTAGAGTAGATAGTGATCCTTGTAACTTTGGTAATACTGTGCCGCTACTACTAGAAGATTCTACAGAAGATTCTCCTAGTCAGAGTCATAAGAGTAACTCTACGCCTAAATTAGTTGAAGAATGTGAAACAGTGCTTGCAACTACAAAAACGGAATATGAGAGCGAAAATGTAGAAGATTCTAGTGATACAACACTACGGACTagcaaaaaaaatataaacacatTTTTAGATCCTAGCATTAAGTATTCACTGCCAAcgtttatttgtaatatatataagaatcaATTAACGATTActgtaaatgtaaaaaatgtcaATCCAGATTCTATTCGCtatagaattttacaaaataatttaggGATACACACTTTACTAACATCTGTAGGTACAGGATTTTTTCCACAGCACTATTCgttatgtttaaaaataaccGAGAATTCTGTAAATCCCCATTCGGTCACGGTCGAACCGTGGGATAACAATGttgtatttactattacgttaacaGATGTGGAAAATTTAGCAGAGTACTACGTTGGTATAAACGAAGAGTTCATGGAACAGAAACATTTCCCTACCGTTGCGTCTTTGAAGAATCAACTAGAAGAATTAACG ACTGAGGACGATGAGTTCGAGGCAGATCGAAAAATCGACGTGCGAACAGAGGATGATGGtgtcgttataaatattagccCGAATCATTTAGATACGAAGGACGAAGCTGAACGACACAGTACAACATCGATGAAAGAAAGACCAAAGCTTTGTCATACTATAACGAAGACTAGATCTGTTTCAGAGTGCAGCGGAGATGAGTTGAcaa TATCCGAATCGAGTGCCGATGAAATTGGAACGGTTGCATCGTCTATAGATTACCATTACGATTCGATACCGGATCTAAATTCTGAATTAGATTGTTCCAGcttaaaaaagacagtacgaTTCAACGACGTAGTATCGCGAAAACTATTCAG atCGAATTCCAGTATTCTTGGTCAGCGTAAAAAGAACCAACgtaaattacgaaataaaaggCGTGCTTATGAACGTAGAATGAGCGAAAGCGAAACTTCCGAAACGGAGGAACGTGATAAGTTCAAAGCAAATcaaaaaaatacagaagtcTCTGAGACTGTAACGAGtatcaaagaagaaacgaatgaaattcgtTCGAGCAACTCGGATGATACTGCCAAGGACGAGGTTAAAGCAGAATTCAAGAACGACTTGATATTCGACCTTgatatgtaa
- the LOC132911496 gene encoding protein kintoun isoform X1, translated as MDAYDIHRKNWEDLDVTKEELKNLTECLKKEEFRKMLIEYVEEVTDPKNMEVYQKEITLLEKKRGVDVTFVAPQPSYVIKTSVNGEKKCFLNICTSELTDPPSSQPSFEQGHRGQQWSIPYLLTPPRDDLDKKNVRCKVFDVIFHPDTIFLSTKHSELRKIVNSTAIDGVENNFNVKLDRKNIKFPHMRYKGICHPTVIRKPSKSQPEEELDIEPEIYQKLMASYDKSRQTRPKRMEKVPKRSPSTKYYNKKANKSTEMDNKFTTPKFSIKHQSDVELEDFSTNRNAKMNATVPKRLIITVDLPLLKTATDASLDVQERYLSIKSVKPAKYLLELPLPYRVDAERGNAKFDAKHKKLVVTLPVIQPVVLVSNTKEDSRVDSDPCNFGNTVPLLLEDSTEDSPSQSHKSNSTPKLVEECETVLATTKTEYESENVEDSSDTTLRTSKKNINTFLDPSIKYSLPTFICNIYKNQLTITVNVKNVNPDSIRYRILQNNLGIHTLLTSVGTGFFPQHYSLCLKITENSVNPHSVTVEPWDNNVVFTITLTDVENLAEYYVGINEEFMEQKHFPTVASLKNQLEELTTEDDEFEADRKIDVRTEDDGVVINISPNHLDTKDEAERHSTTSMKERPKLCHTITKTRSVSECSGDELTSNNITGTFPKSILRSQRHHNLSRSVSESSADEIGTVASSIDYHYDSIPDLNSELDCSSLKKTVRFNDVVSRKLFRSNSSILGQRKKNQRKLRNKRRAYERRMSESETSETEERDKFKANQKNTEVSETVTSIKEETNEIRSSNSDDTAKDEVKAEFKNDLIFDLDM; from the exons ATGGACGCTTACGATATACATAGGAAAAATTGGGAAGATTTAGACGTGACCAAAGAGGAGCTGAAAAATTTGACCGAGTGCTTGAAAAAGGAGGAATTCCGCAAGATGTTGATCGAATACGTGGAAGAGGTGACTGATCCGAAAAATATGGAGGTCtatcaaaaagaaattacgtTGTTAGAGAAGAAACGGGGCGTCGACGTTACATTCGTTGCCCCACAACCTAGTTACGTCATAAAAACCAGCGTAAAcggagaaaaaaaatgtttcctaAATATTTGCACGAGCGAACTTACAGATCCGCCAAGCAGTCAACCTTCCTTCGAACAAGGTCATCGTGGACAACAATGGTCTATTCCTTACTTGTTAACACCACCTCGCGATGACCTTGACAAAAAAAATGTACGTTGCAAAGTCTTCGATGTGATATTTCATCCTGATACCATTTTCCTATCGACGAAACACTCCGAACTTCGTAAAATCGTTAATAGCACGGCTATAGATGGtgtcgaaaataattttaat GTCAAATTGgataggaaaaatataaagtttccACACATGAGATACAAAGGAATATGCCATCCAACTGTGATCAGAAAACCATCCAAGAGTCAACCCGAAGAGGAATTGGACATAGAACCAGAGATCTATCAGAAGCTAATGGCCAGTTACGACAAGAGCAGACAAACACGACCCAAGCGTATGGAGAAAGTGCCAAAGCGGTCACCTTCtaccaaatattataacaaaaaagcaaataaaagTACAGAGATGGATAACAAATTTACCACgccaaaattttctataaaacacCAATCCGACGTAGAGCTGGAAGATTTTAGCACTAACAGAAACGCAAAAATGAATGCTACGGTACCTAAGAGATTAATCATCACTGTAGATCTACCTCTATTAAAAACTGCCACCGATGCTTCTCTAGATGTACAAGAACGTTATCTCAGCATAAAGAGCGTAAAAcctgcaaaatatttattggagCTTCCTCTACCTTATCGTGTGGATGCGGAAAGGGGTAATGCTAAGTTCGATGCAAAACACAAGAAGCTTGTTGTTACGCTACCAGTTATACAACCAGTGGTATTGGTATCTAATACCAAAGAGGACAGTAGAGTAGATAGTGATCCTTGTAACTTTGGTAATACTGTGCCGCTACTACTAGAAGATTCTACAGAAGATTCTCCTAGTCAGAGTCATAAGAGTAACTCTACGCCTAAATTAGTTGAAGAATGTGAAACAGTGCTTGCAACTACAAAAACGGAATATGAGAGCGAAAATGTAGAAGATTCTAGTGATACAACACTACGGACTagcaaaaaaaatataaacacatTTTTAGATCCTAGCATTAAGTATTCACTGCCAAcgtttatttgtaatatatataagaatcaATTAACGATTActgtaaatgtaaaaaatgtcaATCCAGATTCTATTCGCtatagaattttacaaaataatttaggGATACACACTTTACTAACATCTGTAGGTACAGGATTTTTTCCACAGCACTATTCgttatgtttaaaaataaccGAGAATTCTGTAAATCCCCATTCGGTCACGGTCGAACCGTGGGATAACAATGttgtatttactattacgttaacaGATGTGGAAAATTTAGCAGAGTACTACGTTGGTATAAACGAAGAGTTCATGGAACAGAAACATTTCCCTACCGTTGCGTCTTTGAAGAATCAACTAGAAGAATTAACG ACTGAGGACGATGAGTTCGAGGCAGATCGAAAAATCGACGTGCGAACAGAGGATGATGGtgtcgttataaatattagccCGAATCATTTAGATACGAAGGACGAAGCTGAACGACACAGTACAACATCGATGAAAGAAAGACCAAAGCTTTGTCATACTATAACGAAGACTAGATCTGTTTCAGAGTGCAGCGGAGATGAGTTGAcaagtaataatataacagGTACATTCCCAAAAAGTATATTAAGATCGCAACGCCATCATAATCTTTCGCGTTCAGTATCCGAATCGAGTGCCGATGAAATTGGAACGGTTGCATCGTCTATAGATTACCATTACGATTCGATACCGGATCTAAATTCTGAATTAGATTGTTCCAGcttaaaaaagacagtacgaTTCAACGACGTAGTATCGCGAAAACTATTCAG atCGAATTCCAGTATTCTTGGTCAGCGTAAAAAGAACCAACgtaaattacgaaataaaaggCGTGCTTATGAACGTAGAATGAGCGAAAGCGAAACTTCCGAAACGGAGGAACGTGATAAGTTCAAAGCAAATcaaaaaaatacagaagtcTCTGAGACTGTAACGAGtatcaaagaagaaacgaatgaaattcgtTCGAGCAACTCGGATGATACTGCCAAGGACGAGGTTAAAGCAGAATTCAAGAACGACTTGATATTCGACCTTgatatgtaa